In Mangifera indica cultivar Alphonso chromosome 1, CATAS_Mindica_2.1, whole genome shotgun sequence, a single genomic region encodes these proteins:
- the LOC123214408 gene encoding transcription factor bHLH123-like isoform X2 — translation MADEFNTTTNWWDSSRTRFDNSGSSSSSSGLNSLGSFGWPTEMVDIKARTSTDSSVSGSSLVFQDTQKLQQPPQDSTSAAAGGVADLHMVGLGLSSPSMEWNQTLLRGDKSENSFRSILQENLNSSANYQQETGLGSSQVHWRSEKLFSGVSGDSSVNEFKQINRGFSLDHQPQFSPHGGSSSDSTVTCQGLPSSFQIDSSALYGSPSTILQGILGAPENNDNNNNQPHQSSMNYQYGGASSYGNELVPSWSKVPQFLRTSPPKQPPQHSHLHFSNNAPYWNASAASMNDVRSSGFFPSLQTPYATQNYEEKPKHAISEAREPSTAVKKSNSGSEAASKRPRNETASAMPAFKVRKEKMGDRITALQQLVSPFGKTDTASVLSEAIEYIKFLHEQILSTPYMKSGAPSIQHQQNSEKSKDSEGPKQDLRSRGLCLVPVSSTFPVAHETTVDFWTPAFGGTFR, via the exons ATGGCAGACGAATTCAATACGACTACCAACTGGTGGGATTCTTCCAGAACCCGGTTTGATAACAGCGgatcttcttcttcgtcttcagGTCTCAATAGCTTGGGGAGCTTCGGATGGCCAACTGAAATGGTGGATATTAAAGCTAGAACCTCTACAGATTCTTCTGTTTCTGGTAGTTCCTTGGTCTTTCAAGACACCCAAAAGCTGCAACAACCCCCTCAGGATTCTACTTCTGCCGCCGCTGGTGGTGTTGCCGACTTGCATATGGTGGGTTTAGGCCTCTCTTCGCCTTCCATGGAGTGGAATCAAACCTTACT TCGGGGTGATAAATCTGAAAACAGTTTTCGATCCATACTGCAAGAGAACTTGAATTCGAGTGCAAATTATCAGCAAGAAACCGGGCTGGGATCGTCTCAAGTTCATTGGAGATCGGAGAAATTGTTTTCCGGGGTGAGTGGAGACTCATCAGTGAATGAATTCAAGCAAATCAATAGAGGCTTTTCATTAGATCATCAACCTCAGTTTAGTCCTCACGGCGGCAGCTCCAGTGACAGCACCGTCACATGTCAAGGTTTGCCGTCAAGTTTCCAAATCGATTCATCTGCTTTGTACGGCAGTCCTTCCACTATTTTACAAGGAATATTAGGAGCGCCAGagaataatgataataataataatcagcCACATCAATCTTCCATGAATTATCAATACGGCGGAGCAAGTAGCTACGGCAATGAGCTAGTTCCTTCATGGTCCAAAGTTCCTCAATTCCTAAGAACTTCACCGCCGAAACAGCCGCCGCAACACAGCCACTTACACTTCTCCAATAACGCTCCATACTGGAACGCTTCCGCCGCCTCCATGAACGATGTTCGATCTTCAGGCTTTTTCCCATCGTTGCAAACCCCATATGCAACACAAAACTACGAGGAAAAACCAAAG CATGCTATATCTGAAGCTCGGGAGCCAAGTACGGCGGTGAAGAAAAGCAACAGTGGAAGCGAAGCGGCATCGAAGAGGCCTCGAAACGAAACGGCATCTGCTATGCCGGCTTTTAAG GTGAGGAAAGAGAAGATGGGGGACAGAATCACTGCACTGCAACAATTGGTTTCACCTTTCGGAAAG ACTGACACAGCCTCAGTGCTATCTGAAGCCATTGAATACATCAAGTTCCTCCATGAACAA attttaagtACTCCATACATGAAAAGTGGAGCTCCTAGTATTCAACACCAACAG AATTCTGAGAAGTCTAAGGACAGTGAAGGACCAAAACAAGATCTTCGAAGCCGGGGACTATGTCTAGTACCAGTTTCAAGTACATTTCCAGTGGCACATGAGACCACAGTTGATTTTTGGACACCCGCATTTGGAGGAACATTCAGATAG
- the LOC123214408 gene encoding transcription factor bHLH123-like isoform X1, translating to MADEFNTTTNWWDSSRTRFDNSGSSSSSSGLNSLGSFGWPTEMVDIKARTSTDSSVSGSSLVFQDTQKLQQPPQDSTSAAAGGVADLHMVGLGLSSPSMEWNQTLLRGDKSENSFRSILQENLNSSANYQQETGLGSSQVHWRSEKLFSGVSGDSSVNEFKQINRGFSLDHQPQFSPHGGSSSDSTVTCQGLPSSFQIDSSALYGSPSTILQGILGAPENNDNNNNQPHQSSMNYQYGGASSYGNELVPSWSKVPQFLRTSPPKQPPQHSHLHFSNNAPYWNASAASMNDVRSSGFFPSLQTPYATQNYEEKPKHAISEAREPSTAVKKSNSGSEAASKRPRNETASAMPAFKVRKEKMGDRITALQQLVSPFGKTDTASVLSEAIEYIKFLHEQVSILSTPYMKSGAPSIQHQQNSEKSKDSEGPKQDLRSRGLCLVPVSSTFPVAHETTVDFWTPAFGGTFR from the exons ATGGCAGACGAATTCAATACGACTACCAACTGGTGGGATTCTTCCAGAACCCGGTTTGATAACAGCGgatcttcttcttcgtcttcagGTCTCAATAGCTTGGGGAGCTTCGGATGGCCAACTGAAATGGTGGATATTAAAGCTAGAACCTCTACAGATTCTTCTGTTTCTGGTAGTTCCTTGGTCTTTCAAGACACCCAAAAGCTGCAACAACCCCCTCAGGATTCTACTTCTGCCGCCGCTGGTGGTGTTGCCGACTTGCATATGGTGGGTTTAGGCCTCTCTTCGCCTTCCATGGAGTGGAATCAAACCTTACT TCGGGGTGATAAATCTGAAAACAGTTTTCGATCCATACTGCAAGAGAACTTGAATTCGAGTGCAAATTATCAGCAAGAAACCGGGCTGGGATCGTCTCAAGTTCATTGGAGATCGGAGAAATTGTTTTCCGGGGTGAGTGGAGACTCATCAGTGAATGAATTCAAGCAAATCAATAGAGGCTTTTCATTAGATCATCAACCTCAGTTTAGTCCTCACGGCGGCAGCTCCAGTGACAGCACCGTCACATGTCAAGGTTTGCCGTCAAGTTTCCAAATCGATTCATCTGCTTTGTACGGCAGTCCTTCCACTATTTTACAAGGAATATTAGGAGCGCCAGagaataatgataataataataatcagcCACATCAATCTTCCATGAATTATCAATACGGCGGAGCAAGTAGCTACGGCAATGAGCTAGTTCCTTCATGGTCCAAAGTTCCTCAATTCCTAAGAACTTCACCGCCGAAACAGCCGCCGCAACACAGCCACTTACACTTCTCCAATAACGCTCCATACTGGAACGCTTCCGCCGCCTCCATGAACGATGTTCGATCTTCAGGCTTTTTCCCATCGTTGCAAACCCCATATGCAACACAAAACTACGAGGAAAAACCAAAG CATGCTATATCTGAAGCTCGGGAGCCAAGTACGGCGGTGAAGAAAAGCAACAGTGGAAGCGAAGCGGCATCGAAGAGGCCTCGAAACGAAACGGCATCTGCTATGCCGGCTTTTAAG GTGAGGAAAGAGAAGATGGGGGACAGAATCACTGCACTGCAACAATTGGTTTCACCTTTCGGAAAG ACTGACACAGCCTCAGTGCTATCTGAAGCCATTGAATACATCAAGTTCCTCCATGAACAAGTCAGT attttaagtACTCCATACATGAAAAGTGGAGCTCCTAGTATTCAACACCAACAG AATTCTGAGAAGTCTAAGGACAGTGAAGGACCAAAACAAGATCTTCGAAGCCGGGGACTATGTCTAGTACCAGTTTCAAGTACATTTCCAGTGGCACATGAGACCACAGTTGATTTTTGGACACCCGCATTTGGAGGAACATTCAGATAG
- the LOC123209206 gene encoding probable NAD(P)H dehydrogenase (quinone) FQR1-like 1, giving the protein MAVKVYIVYYSMYGHVEKLAEEIKKGASSVEGVEAQLWQVAETLPEEVLSKMGAPPKSDVPIITPQELAEADGFVFGFPTRFGMMAAQFKAFLDATGGLWRTQQLAGKPAGIFFSTGSQGGGQETTALTAITQLVHHGMIFVPIGYTFGAGMFEMEKIKGGSPYGAGTFAGDGSRQPTELELEQAFHQGKYIANITKKLKGSA; this is encoded by the exons ATGGCCGTCAAAGTGTATATTGT GTACTATTCCATGTATGGACATGTAGAGAAACTTGCAGAAGAGATAAAGAAAGGTGCTTCATCTGTTGAAGGTGTTGAAGCCCAATTATGGCAG GTTGCTGAGACACTGCCAGAGGAGGTGCTCAGCAAGATGGGTGCACCACCCAAGAGTGATGTACCAATCATTACACCCCAAGAACTTGCTGAGGCTGATGGGTTTGTTTTTGGCTTTCCAACAAGATTTGGAATGATGGCTGCTCAATTCAAAGCATTTTTGGATGCAACTGGCGGTCTCTGGAGAACCCAACAACTTGCAGGAAAACCTGCTGGAATCTTCTTCAGCACTGGGTCACAAGGTGGTGGTCAAGAGACCACAGC TTTGACTGCAATCACTCAGCTTGTTCACCATGGGATGATATTTGTTCCCATTGGATACACATTTGGTGCTGGCATGTTTGAAATGGAGAAGATTAAGGGCGGAAGTCCATATGGTGCTGGAACTTTTGCTGGGGATGGCTCGAGACAGCCAACTGAACTCGAGTTGGAGCAAGCTTTCCACCAAGGGAAGTACATTGCCAACATCACAAAGAAGCTCAAGGGAAGTgcttaa